The nucleotide window GGCGGACGGCGTTAAGAGGGCCTGTGAGAGGCTTGGTAGAGGTTGCGAGCTTGCTGTCCACGTCAAGGGAATGGAGGCACCTGCCTGGGACCCGCGCGGAAGGAGGACGTATGCTTTAAGCTACGCAACCGCGGACGTTGGTGCATCTCACCTAAGGGGCTGGCCGAGGCCGCACCAGCTGCCAAATCAGGGGCCTGCCAAAGAACTCGTGCCTTCGCTCATAGAGAGTAGAGATGAGAGCTACATCACCGACATGCTCGGAACGTGTAAGTTCGTGCCCTACAGGATGGAAGACCTCGCGAGGCTCTACTCCATAGTCACGGGCGAGGAGTGGACGATTGAGGATTTGA belongs to Thermococcus sp. and includes:
- a CDS encoding aldehyde ferredoxin oxidoreductase C-terminal domain-containing protein; this translates as ADGVKRACERLGRGCELAVHVKGMEAPAWDPRGRRTYALSYATADVGASHLRGWPRPHQLPNQGPAKELVPSLIESRDESYITDMLGTCKFVPYRMEDLARLYSIVTGEEWTIEDLRKRAWAVESIARIHNALDWVTPYLDDTIPPRWWEPEPDGPAKGNKAFIDYNDFLEARKEFYRLRGWDEELGVPLPETMEELGLPEFREDAERALEVVRKRMGA